The proteins below are encoded in one region of Juglans microcarpa x Juglans regia isolate MS1-56 chromosome 4D, Jm3101_v1.0, whole genome shotgun sequence:
- the LOC121259860 gene encoding universal stress protein PHOS34-like isoform X2 — MACAEKQPMVVGIDDSEHSSYALEWTLDHFFVPCSANPPFKLILVHAKPTPSSAVGFVGPGAAEVLPLVEADLKKIAARVVEKAKELCTSKSVHDVIVEVVEGDARNVLCEAVEKHHASILVVGSHGYGAIKRAVLGSVSDYCSHHAHCTVMIVKKPKIKH, encoded by the exons ATGGCATGCGCCGAGAAGCAACCGATGGTGGTCGGGATCGACGACAGCGAGCACAGTTCGTACGCTCTGGAGTGGACTCTGGATCACTTCTTCGTCCCCTGTTCCGCCAACCCTCCTTTCAAGCTCATCCTCGTCCATGCCAAACCCACTCCTTCTTCTGCCGTCGGCTTCGTCGGTCCTG GAGCGGCGGAGGTTTTGCCCCTTGTGGAGGCCGATTTGAAGAAGATCGCTGCCCGGGTCGTTGAAAAGGCCAAGGAACTCTGCACCAGTAAATCG GTGCATGACGTGATAGTGGAGGTGGTGGAAGGAGATGCTAGAAATGTTCTTTGTGAGGCTGTGGAGAAACACCATGCATCCATTTTGGTTGTTGGCAGTCATGGCTATGGAGCTATTAAAAG GGCTGTTTTAGGCAGTGTCAGTGACTATTGTTCTCATCACGCTCACTGTACTGTGATGATTGTGAAGAAGCCCAAAATCAAACACTGA
- the LOC121259860 gene encoding universal stress protein PHOS34-like isoform X1: MACAEKQPMVVGIDDSEHSSYALEWTLDHFFVPCSANPPFKLILVHAKPTPSSAVGFVGPVVGAAEVLPLVEADLKKIAARVVEKAKELCTSKSVHDVIVEVVEGDARNVLCEAVEKHHASILVVGSHGYGAIKRAVLGSVSDYCSHHAHCTVMIVKKPKIKH; encoded by the exons ATGGCATGCGCCGAGAAGCAACCGATGGTGGTCGGGATCGACGACAGCGAGCACAGTTCGTACGCTCTGGAGTGGACTCTGGATCACTTCTTCGTCCCCTGTTCCGCCAACCCTCCTTTCAAGCTCATCCTCGTCCATGCCAAACCCACTCCTTCTTCTGCCGTCGGCTTCGTCGGTCCTG TTGTAGGAGCGGCGGAGGTTTTGCCCCTTGTGGAGGCCGATTTGAAGAAGATCGCTGCCCGGGTCGTTGAAAAGGCCAAGGAACTCTGCACCAGTAAATCG GTGCATGACGTGATAGTGGAGGTGGTGGAAGGAGATGCTAGAAATGTTCTTTGTGAGGCTGTGGAGAAACACCATGCATCCATTTTGGTTGTTGGCAGTCATGGCTATGGAGCTATTAAAAG GGCTGTTTTAGGCAGTGTCAGTGACTATTGTTCTCATCACGCTCACTGTACTGTGATGATTGTGAAGAAGCCCAAAATCAAACACTGA